The following are encoded in a window of Primulina eburnea isolate SZY01 chromosome 4, ASM2296580v1, whole genome shotgun sequence genomic DNA:
- the LOC140830892 gene encoding protein SOSEKI 3-like, which yields MKKYRQESPDRAKVWTGKSPKNQQRQQHNRTVPVVYYLCKNRQLEHPHFMEVSLLSPDGLYLRDVIERLSVLRGRGMTSMYSWSCKRSYKNGFVWHDLCENDLILPAHGNEYILKGSELFEESVSGRFSPAGNVTLQCVKVLPDPQSSKSQEESSSSSSLNGRFIKSSPDDELSTLVQRPCSFSVSPDSNHRKSSAWNGSLSLTEYKVYENNGLADASTQTEENVSRAVETQSTCTRGISTDDELSENPVPRVTETSEIYRVSTPLSTSSASSSSDRTDTLESLIRADAQKINSFRIIEEEDFRILSNAKLRVSNMLLQLISCGSFSVKDHSFGLVPTYKPRFSHSKFPSPMFSTSFMLGELDFHAENPSPISMKLEDKECFSGSLIGKNKIKEGVSRPKQSSSFNSDSKQLDCIQEKVESSSTHSKWIPLSIKSSLGSQPRSESMRSPLSNGRRISSDGEQSSLAIARDTPTTNIGSDRFSNHFSGETQSQSTKLDSLRNGEENMFKIEESLLQELGL from the exons ATGAAGAAATACAGGCAAGAAAGCCCGGATAGAGCTAAAGTATGGACAGGAAAATCACCCAAAAATCAGCAGCGGCAGCAACATAATCGCACAGTGCCGGTAGTCTACTATCTGTGCAAGAATCGACAGCTTGAGCATCCTCATTTCATGGAAGTCTCTCTCTTGTCGCCTGATGGTCTTTACCTCAGAG ATGTTATCGAAAGGCTTAGTGTTTTGCGGGGCAGAGGCATGACATCCATGTATTCTTGGTCTTGCAAGAG GAGTTATAAGAACGGATTTGTATGGCATGATCTTTGTGAGAATGACTTGATCCTTCCAGCTCATGGGaatgagtatattctcaaggGTTCAGAGCTCTTTGAAGAATCGGTTTCGG GTCGATTTAGTCCTGCTGGAAATGTTACACTGCAATGTGTGAAAGTGTTGCCAGATCCACAATCTTCCAAAAGTCAAGAGGAGTCTTCATCTTCATCTAGCTTGAATGGTAGATTTATAAAAAGTTCACCGGATGATGAACTCTCTACTCTTGTTCAGCGTCCTTGTTCGTTTTCCGTGTCTCCCGATTCCAACCACAGGAAAAGCTCTGCTTGGAACGGTTCTTTGAGCCTCACAGAGTACAAGGTCTATGAGAACAATGGTCTTGCAGATGCTTCCACACAAACAGAGGAAAATGTAAGCCGAGCTGTTGAAACTCAGAGCACTTGTACGAGAGGTATTTCAACTGATGATGAATTGTCAGAAAATCCAGTTCCTCGTGTAACAGAAACTTCAGAAATTTACCGAGTTTCAACTCCACTTTCTACATCAAGTGCATCTTCTTCAAGTGATCGGACGGATACTTTGGAATCTCTCATTAGAGCAGATGCTCAGAAGATCAACAGCTTTAGGATAATAGAAGAAGAGGATTTTCGAATCCTATCCAATGCAAAACTCAGGGTTTCAAATATGCTATTGCAACTAATCTCTTGTGGTTCGTTTTCGGTAAAAGACCATAGCTTTGGCCTTGTTCCAACCTACAAACCTAGATTCTCGCATTCCAAATTTCCATCCCCTATGTTCTCCACGTCATTTATGTTGGGAGAGCTTGATTTCCATGCTGAGAATCCAAGTCCAATAAGCATGAAACTGGAAGATAAAGAATGCTTCTCTGGGAGCTTGAtaggaaaaaataaaatcaaagaggGAGTATCGAGGCCAAAACAGTCTTCTTCATTTAACTCTGACAG CAAGCAACTTGATTGTATTCAAGAGAAGGTAGAATCAAGTTCCACTCATTCAAAGTGGATTCCATTATCAATTAAGTCCTCTCTAGGCAGTCAGCCAAGAAGTGAATCAATGAGATCCCCACTCTCTAATGGACGCAGAATCTCATCTGATGGAGAGCAAAGTTCACTAGCCATCGCACGAGACACGCCCACAACCAACATTGGAAGCGACAGATTTTCCAATCATTTCTCGGGGGAAACACAATCACAATCAACAAAACTAGATTCTCTCAGAAATGGGGAGGAAAATATGTTTAAAATCGAAGAAA GCTTGCTTCAGGAGCTCGGGTTATAA